Part of the Mycolicibacterium thermoresistibile genome, CCGGCTGTGGCGGCGCTCCACCGGTGTCCCGGCCCCGGTGCTGGCCCGGGTTCCCGCGCCGGTGCTGGAGAAGGTGTCCGCGCCGGTGCTGGGTGGTCTGCGCGCGCTCGGCCCGCGGAGGGCCGACGCGCGGGCGGCCGGCGCCGCAGGCTAGGTTGAACCCATGCCAGAAGCCGTCATCGTCTCGACTGCCCGTTCGCCGATCGGCCGCGCCAACAAGGGTTCGCTGGTCGACATGCGACCCGACGATCTGGCCGCCCAGATGGTGCGGGCGGCGTTGGACAAGGTGCCGCAGCTCGATCCGCGTGACATCGACGACCTGATCATGGGCTGCGGTCAGCCCGCGGGCGAGGCCGGCAACAACATCGCCCGAGTGGTGGCCGTGCAGCTGGGTTACGACTTCCTGCCCGGCACCACGGTCAACCGGTACTGCTCGTCGTCGCTGCAGACCAGCCGGATGGCGTTCCACGCGATCAAGGCGGGCGAGGGCCACGCCTTCATCTCGGCGGGAGTGGAGACCGTGTCGCGGTTCGGCAAGGGCACCGCCGACGGCTGGCCGGACACCAAGAACCCGAAGTTCGCCGAGGCGATGAAGCGCACCGAGCAGGCCGCGGCGGGCGGCGAGGAGTGGCACGATCCTCGCGAGGACGGCAACCTGCCCGACATCTACATCGCGATGGGGCAGACCGCGGAGAACGTCGCGCTGTACACCGGCATCAGCCGCGAGGACCAGGACCACTGGGGTGTGCGGTCGCAGAACCGGGCCGAGGAGGCCATCAAGAACGGCTTCTTCGAACGGGAGATCACCCCGGTCACGTTGCCGGACGGCACGGTGGTCAGCACCGATGACGGACCGCGGCCCGGCACCACCTACGAGAAGGTCAGCCAGCTCAAGCCGGTGTTCCGGCCCAACGGCACCGTCACCGCCGGCAACGCGTGCCCGCTCAACGACGGGGCCGCCGCGCTGGTGATCATGTCCGACGTGAAGGCCCGCGAGTTGGGGTTGACGCCGCTGGCGCGAATCGTCTCGACCGGGGTGAGCGGCCTGTCGCCCGAGATCATGGGTCTCGGCCCGATCGAAGCGACCAAGAAGGCGCTCGCCAACGCCGGCATGACGATCAACGACGTCGACCTCTACGAGATCAACGAGGCGTTCGCGGTACAGGTGCTGGGCTCGGCGCGCGAACTCGGCATGGATCTGGACCGGCTGAACGTCTCGGGCGGCGCCATCGCCCTCGGTCACCCGTTCGGGATGACCGGTGCCCGCATCACCGCGACGCTGATCAACAACCTGCAGACCCACGACAAGCAGTTCGGGTTGGAGACCATGTGCGTCGGTGGTGGCCAGGGCATGGCGATGATCATCGAGCGGTTGTCCTGACCTGACCCGCTTCGTGCGCTGGTTGCCCCGGCGCTGCCCTACTGACGTTCAGCTGGTGAACTTGAGCGTGTAGTCGGTGTATTGGGTGTGCGGTCGCCGTCTTGAGTGTGCGGTCCGTGCTTCGATAGTGCACCGGTGGCCGGTTTTCCGCCGATTCCCCACAGCGGCCGCACGATGAACGCCCACATCGCACACTCACCACGGCACACGCACAACGATCGCCATGGACGCACGCAGCACACGACAGCGGGCACACGAAAAGAGGCGCCCACCGCTCGGCCGACCGTCTCGGGTGGCCGCCTCGGCCGACCGTCCTGGGTGGCCGCCTCGGCCGACCGTCTCGGGTGGCCGTCTCGGCCGACCGTCTCGACCATGCACGCGGCCGTCTCGACCGTGCACCCCGGCCGTCTCGAGCGTATAGTGGCTGTCTCGAGCGTGTAGTGGCCACCTCGAGCGTGCGCCGGCCGTCCCGAGCGTGCGCTCAGTGCTTCGAAAGTGCACCAGCGGCCGGTTTTCCGCCAATTCCCCACAGCCGCCGCACGATGAACGCACACATCGCACACTCACCACGGCACACGCACAACGACCGCCATGGACGCACGCTGACCTCGCACGCTGACCACGCAAACAGCACACGAAAAAGGCGCCCACCGCTCGGTGGACGCCTCTCTTCGTGAGCTGACTGCCAGAACTGACTGCTAATCGCTGTTGAAGTAGCTGAGCAGACGCAGGATCTCGATGTACAGCCACACCAGGGTGACCGTGAGGCCCAGCGCCACGCCCCAGGCCGCCTTCTCCGGAGCGCCGGCCCGGATCATCTGATCGGCGGCGTCGAAGTCGATGAGGAAGCTGAACGCCGCGATCCCGATGCACAGCAGCGAGAACCCGATGGCGAGCATGCCGCCGCTGCGCAGGCCGAGGCCGTCGCCGCCGCCGATCCAGGCCGCCAGGAGGTTGACGATCATCAGCGCCAGCACGCCGAACAGGCCGGCGACGATCATCCGGGTGAACTTCGGGGTGACGCGGATGGCGCCGGTCTTGTAGACGACCAGCATGCCGAAGAAGACACCGAGGGTGCCGACGATCGCCTGCGCGACCATCGAATAGCCACCGTTGGAGATGACGTTGGCGAACAGGAATGTGATCGCACCCAGGAACAGGCCCTCGAGCCCGGCATAGGTCAACACGATGGCCGGGTTGTCCTGTTTGCGGCCGAAGGTGGCCACCAGGACGAGCACCAGCCCGCCGATGGCGCCGATCATGGCCAGCGGCATCGCCAGACCCAGGTTCA contains:
- a CDS encoding acetyl-CoA C-acetyltransferase, with amino-acid sequence MPEAVIVSTARSPIGRANKGSLVDMRPDDLAAQMVRAALDKVPQLDPRDIDDLIMGCGQPAGEAGNNIARVVAVQLGYDFLPGTTVNRYCSSSLQTSRMAFHAIKAGEGHAFISAGVETVSRFGKGTADGWPDTKNPKFAEAMKRTEQAAAGGEEWHDPREDGNLPDIYIAMGQTAENVALYTGISREDQDHWGVRSQNRAEEAIKNGFFEREITPVTLPDGTVVSTDDGPRPGTTYEKVSQLKPVFRPNGTVTAGNACPLNDGAAALVIMSDVKARELGLTPLARIVSTGVSGLSPEIMGLGPIEATKKALANAGMTINDVDLYEINEAFAVQVLGSARELGMDLDRLNVSGGAIALGHPFGMTGARITATLINNLQTHDKQFGLETMCVGGGQGMAMIIERLS
- a CDS encoding Bax inhibitor-1/YccA family protein; the protein is MRETSNPVFRSLPKTQGGYATFGTGAAGLGAQQVHAEPYAPQYAEQTQAGVARPMTIDDVVTKTGVTLAVLTAVGVISYFIASVNLGLAMPLAMIGAIGGLVLVLVATFGRKQDNPAIVLTYAGLEGLFLGAITFLFANVISNGGYSMVAQAIVGTLGVFFGMLVVYKTGAIRVTPKFTRMIVAGLFGVLALMIVNLLAAWIGGGDGLGLRSGGMLAIGFSLLCIGIAAFSFLIDFDAADQMIRAGAPEKAAWGVALGLTVTLVWLYIEILRLLSYFNSD